DNA sequence from the Acidobacteriota bacterium genome:
GATGTCGACGTCGTAGTCCTTGAAGCTGACCGTCGACTCCAGAACCGCCGAGGGGTTGATGACGAACCGCTCCGAGAGTCCCACCTGGTAACCCCTCTCGTGCAGGTTGGGGGTCACGGGCCGGGGATTGAAGGTGTCGAGATTGACGAAGTCGAGCTTGCGGGGAAAGACGGAGACAAAGGCCGACAGGTAGTTGCTCTCGTTGAGGTTGGCGTCCAGTTGGGTGAAGCTGGAAAAGCTTTCCAGGCGCGTGTCCGATTCCAGCGGGGGGAGCGAGGGGACGTCGGTGATCAGGTAGCGGTACTGTAAAGTCTGGGCCAGGAAAAGGCGGTCTTTGACCAGCGGACCCCGCACCAGAAAACGGGGCGTGAATCCTCCGATTCCCATCAGCGTTCCGTCGCGGAACTTGGGGCGGGGAAGAAAATTGTTGACCAGAAAACGCCACCTGTTGCTGCCTTGACGGGTGAGGATGTTGGTGATGCCGGAGGAGAAGCGTCCCAACTCGGCGGCGTAGGGATTGGAAAGCACCTCTACGCTTTCCACGGCGTCGGTGGGCAGCGTGAAGCCCAGGTTGCCCGAGGAGGGGTCGGTGATGTTGGTGGAGTTGTTGATGACGTAGCTGGTTTGGGTGGGGGTGCCGCCGTTCATCACCAGGCGGCCGTCTACCCCGCGCACCACTCCCGGCAGCAGCGGCAGCAGGGCCGAGAAATCGTCTCCCTTGACGGGGGCGATATCGGCCAACTCGCCTTGCAGCGATTGGGTGGAAGTGCCGCCTTGCCGGTCTTGGGCCGCACCGATGACTTCGACGTTTTCCCGCAGCGACTCGATGGGCAGGGCCAGGTCGACCTGGCGCAGTCCTCCTGCGGGCAGGTCGAATTCCTCGCTCTCCGTGGTTTGAAATCCGTCGAAAGAAGCGCTGACCTGGTAGCGCCCCGCCGCCAGTCCGCCGGCCCGATAACGTCCCTCATCGTCGCTCACCACGCTGGCCGCCGCTTGGCCGCCCGGAACGGTCAAGATCTCTACCGACGCTCCGGGCAAAAAAGCTCCGTCCTGGCGTGAGGAAACGCGCCCTTCAATGGACGCCAGATCTGATTCCGGCTGGAAAGGTTGAGCCGCCGTTAGGAGTGCGCTTGCCACCAAGAGAGTCAGGATCAACGAAAAACCTCATTCCGACTTGCCGCGTTGCCTTCCAGCCCGGCAGAGCCCGAATCGCCCTCCGCCCGGCCCCCTTCGAAACCTCTGCCCAGTCCGCCTCATTGTCGCAGGACACAGGTCTGGATTCAACATCGGAGGCGGGCCGCAGCTTGCCGTCAACCTCAGCGCTGAGCGCGGATGATCCACTGGCGCATGTAATCGTAATGAGGACGGCAGTCCTCCAGGACGGAGAGCAGGTCGCGTGGAAAGGGGTCGTCTTTGCCCTGATAGGGCTTGAATCCCTCGGAACGGTGCACGTTGTGGTACCAGTGAGGAGCCCATATGCCGTCTTCAGGACGTCCTCCGCTGGACCACTCCAGCATGGCGGGCTGAAAATCGATCTCCAGGCGTTCGCAAAGCGTGCGCAGCACGCCTTGCGGATCGATGAGAAGTTCTTTGGCGTCCAATACCGGCGGGTCCTCGCCCAGCCGGTGCAACTGGCCGATCAGTTTGGACTGCATGGCTAATCCGGTATCGCCCAGTTTAGGATGCTCGACCTGCTGGGCCAGCGAGGGGAGCATTTCGCGCGGATCGCGGATCAGGAAGACATTGGCGGTGCTGGCCAAGAAGGTGCGGTCAAGCTGAATCAGGTGGTGGGCCATCATCTTGAAGAACAGCACCGGTTTGTTGTGGCGTCCCATCACCACCTGGCGCACGACCTTGTTGCCGTCGCGGTCCTGATCGGCCAGGACAGCCTCGCGACCGGGATGGTCGACGCCGGTCACTGCCAGGTAGTGGGCATAAAGGGGTTCGTCGAAGACACGGGTATCGTCGCGTTGGGCGAAGGCGTACATGAGGGCGGTCGAGACGTTTCGGGGACCCGACCAAAGGCACAGCCGCAAGGGCTTTTCAACGGTGTATCGCACGTTTCCTCCTAGACTATAGCGAGCAGCCTCATACCGCCGAGAGCCATCAGGCCTTCAGGGCGGTCGCTGAAACTTGATTCGTGTATAAACTTGTTGGCCACCTGGTGGCCTTAGCACCGAATAGCCCAATCCCGATCGGCCAGTCAAGGGATCAAATCACACTTTCCAGTAATCAACCAACGGCTTCAGGAAATCGATTGAAGTGCAATCGGCCCCTTGTCGAGCGTCGCTCGCGTCTCTAAACTATGAAACGATTCCAGTCATGACAAGACCGCAGCGCCAGGGGGAAAGCTACGGTGCAAGACGGGGCCACAGGGCAGATTTTGGGCAAGCTCGACCAAGTTGTGCAGGAAGCGCTGCGTAAAAATGACCGCATCGGTTACTTCGCCGCTTTTAACCACCGGCTGGTGCGCGAGGTCGAGATCGCTATCGAGCGCGGCTATTTTGTCGACGCCGAGCGGACGGCCGCTCTGCTCAAGGCTCTCAGTTGCCGCTATCTGGACGCCCTCGGGTCTTACCGCCAGGAGAACGGATTGGCCCGTTGCTGGCGGTCGGCTTTCCAGGCGACCCGAAGCAAGCGCTTCATCATTCTCCAACATCTGCTGCTGGCTCTCAACGCCCACGTCAACCTCGACCTGGGCATCGCCGTCAACCGGGTGGCCCCCACCCCGGCCCGCCTCAAGGAAATCGAAGAGGACTACCGGCGCCTGCGCCGCATCCTGCAGGAGATGGTGGCACAGGTGCAGCGGCGCATCGTGGTGATCTCTCCCTGGATCGGACTGCTGGACCGCCTGGGGCAGCGGCGCAAGGAGCGCTTCATCCTGTTCAGCACGCGCGCCGCCGGGCGAGCCGCCTGGAAGGTGGCCAAGGATCTCTCTACCCTCAACAGCCAACAGCAGCGCGAGTTGCTGCGCTCGCTGGACGGAGTGGTGCTGGCCTCCCAGCGCCGTCTGGAAGGCCGCAAGCTTCACGTCCGCTGCGCCCTCTGGCTGATCCGGCGCAAAGAGAGCCGTGACGTGCGGGCCAACATCCGCTTCCTCCTGGAGGGATTCGGCACCGAGCCCGGCGATGCCGTCCAATCTCTGCTCTCCCGTCCCGGCTCCCGCTGAGCGGCTAGCTGAACCCGGCTTTCTTGGCCAGGGCGGCGTAGCGGTCGGCCTGGCGGATAGGTTCGGGCAGGCGGTAGCGGGTCAGCGATTGCAGGGTCCAGCGCAGGCATTCAGCCAGCGGCAGGCCGTATCCTGAGGAAACGTAGATGGGCTTGACATTGTCGCGGCTGCGCAGCACCAGCGCGATCTCTTCGCCCTTGTCGAGGAGAGGCGCGATGGAACCCCTTTGAGCAGCGGGGACGGAATGCTCTCCGCAGAGGCGGGACTTGCCGATGCCGATGGTGGGCATTTCCAACCACAGGCCCAGGTGGGTGGCGATGCCCATGCGGCGGGGATGGGCCTGGCCGTGGCCGTCCACGAAGACCAGATCGGGCCGGCCCTGCAGCTTCGCGAAGGCGGGCAGGATGGCGGGAATCTCGCGGAAGCTGAGCAGCCCCGGCAGGTAGGGAAAGGGAGTCGGCAGGCTCGAGATCTGCTCCTCCACCACCTGTAATTGGGGAAAGCTCAGAACGACCACCGTGGCGAAGGACTCGCCGCTCTCCTTGTCATAGCTGACGTCCACTCCCGCCACCCGCCGCGGATTCCCCACCTGCAAGTCGGTGCGCACCCTGCGGCACAGTTCCCTCTGCAGTTGCACGGCTTCTTTGGGCGTCAGGTCCCAGCGATGCAGGTCATGGTGCATGCCAGATGGGTAGCAGGTCGAGGGCGGGGCCTGCAACCTCAGTCTCACGACAGCGGGGCTTGTTATGATGGAGAGGTGGCTAGCAATCTCAGCGCGGTAGCTGAATACACCGAGGAACACATACGCTCGCTGGACTGGAAGGAGCACATCCGCACCCGTCCGGGCATGTACATCGGACGCCTGGGAGACGGCACCCAGTTCGACGACGGAATCTACGTTCTGCTCAAAGAGGTGCTCGACAACAGCGTCGACGAGTTCCTCATGGGAGCGGGCAAGAGAATCGAGATCCACGTGGAGGACGACTGGGCCGCGGTGCGCGACTACGGGCGGGGAATTCCCCACGGCAAGGTGGTGGAATGCGTGGCCAAGATCAACACCGGAGCCAAGTACGACAAGGGCGCCTTCTACCGCACGGTGGGGCTTAACGGCGTGGGCACCAAGGCCGTCAACGCGCTTTCGGCTTCCTTCCTGGTGGAATCGATCCGCGACGGCAAGCTCAAGCGGGCCGAATTCCGCCGGGGCGACCTGGTCAAGGAGTACCGTCCCGAGCCCAGCAAAGAGCGCCAGGGGACGCGCATCCGCTTCGTTCCCGACGCCTCGGTTTTCAAGGGATACAAGTTCGATCCCCAACTGGTTGAAGAGCGCCTCTGGACCTACGCCTACCTCAACCAGGGACTCAAGCTCGACTTCAACGGCCAAGTCATCTCCAGCGACAAGGGGCTCCGCGACCTGCTCCAGAACGAGGTCAAAGAGGGGGCTCTCTATCCCGTCATCCACGTCAAGGACGAGGAAATCGAGTACGCCCTGACCCACACCGAGAACTACGGCGAGTCCTACCAGTCTTTCGTCAACGGCCAGTACACCAGCGACGGCGGCACCCATCAGTCGGCCTTCCGCGAAGGCATCCTCAAGGCCGTCAAGGAGTTCTTCAACAAAGACCTGGAGGCCGCCGACGTACGGGGAGGCGTGGCCGGAGCGGTCCTGGTGCGCATCCACGAGCCGGTCTTCGAGTCCCAGACCAAGACCAAGCTGGGCAGCACCACGGTCACTCCCGAGGGCCCCACAGTGCGGGCGTGGCTGGTGGAATTCGTGCGCAGCACCCTGGTCAATCAACTCCACAAGCAGCCCGAGACGGCCAAAAAGCTATGGGCCAAGATTCAGCGCAACGAGAAAGAGCGCCGCGACCTGGCGGGCATCAAGAAGCTGGCCAAGGAGCGCCAGAAGAAAGCCAACGTCCACAACAAGAAACTGCGCGACTGCAAGCAGCACTTCAATGATCCCAAGAGCAAGCTGGGAGAACTCTCCCAGTTGTTCATCACCGAAGGCGACAGCGCCTCGGGCAGCATCAACAAGGCCCGCAACCCGGAATTCCAAGCCGTCTTCTCCCTTAAGGGCAAGCCCCTCAATTGCTTCGGGATGTCGAAGAAGGTGGTTTACCAAAACGAAGAACTGAACCTGCTGCAGCACGCCCTGGGCATCGAGGACGACCTGGAGGATCTGCGCTACAACTACGTCATCATCGCCACTGACGCCGACGTGGACGGCATGCATATCCGCCTCCTGCTGCTCACCTTCTTCCTGCAGTTCTTCCCCGAGTTGGTGCGCAAGGGGCATGTTTACGTGCTGCAGACGCCCCTTTTCAGGGTGCGCAACAAGAAAGAGACCATCTACTGTTACAGCGAGGAAGAGAAGTCGCAGGCCCTCGACAAGCTGCGGGGCAAGCCCGAGATCACCCGCTTCAAGGGATTGGGCGAGATTTCGCCCCAGGAATTCACTCTCTTCCTCCGTCAGGAACTGCGCCTCGACCGAGTCAAGCTGCCCCAGGACATGCCCTCCATCAAGGAGCATCTGCGCTATTACATGGGTAAGAACACGCCTCAGCGCAAGGAATTCATCATGGAAAACCTGGTGACCGAGCCGGTTGACCTGGTGGGAGCCGAGGGCTCCTGAGGCTG
Encoded proteins:
- a CDS encoding sulfotransferase family protein; amino-acid sequence: MRYTVEKPLRLCLWSGPRNVSTALMYAFAQRDDTRVFDEPLYAHYLAVTGVDHPGREAVLADQDRDGNKVVRQVVMGRHNKPVLFFKMMAHHLIQLDRTFLASTANVFLIRDPREMLPSLAQQVEHPKLGDTGLAMQSKLIGQLHRLGEDPPVLDAKELLIDPQGVLRTLCERLEIDFQPAMLEWSSGGRPEDGIWAPHWYHNVHRSEGFKPYQGKDDPFPRDLLSVLEDCRPHYDYMRQWIIRAQR
- a CDS encoding DUF5995 family protein: MQDGATGQILGKLDQVVQEALRKNDRIGYFAAFNHRLVREVEIAIERGYFVDAERTAALLKALSCRYLDALGSYRQENGLARCWRSAFQATRSKRFIILQHLLLALNAHVNLDLGIAVNRVAPTPARLKEIEEDYRRLRRILQEMVAQVQRRIVVISPWIGLLDRLGQRRKERFILFSTRAAGRAAWKVAKDLSTLNSQQQRELLRSLDGVVLASQRRLEGRKLHVRCALWLIRRKESRDVRANIRFLLEGFGTEPGDAVQSLLSRPGSR
- the nfi gene encoding deoxyribonuclease V (cleaves DNA at apurinic or apyrimidinic sites); translated protein: MRLRLQAPPSTCYPSGMHHDLHRWDLTPKEAVQLQRELCRRVRTDLQVGNPRRVAGVDVSYDKESGESFATVVVLSFPQLQVVEEQISSLPTPFPYLPGLLSFREIPAILPAFAKLQGRPDLVFVDGHGQAHPRRMGIATHLGLWLEMPTIGIGKSRLCGEHSVPAAQRGSIAPLLDKGEEIALVLRSRDNVKPIYVSSGYGLPLAECLRWTLQSLTRYRLPEPIRQADRYAALAKKAGFS
- a CDS encoding DNA topoisomerase IV subunit B, with the translated sequence MASNLSAVAEYTEEHIRSLDWKEHIRTRPGMYIGRLGDGTQFDDGIYVLLKEVLDNSVDEFLMGAGKRIEIHVEDDWAAVRDYGRGIPHGKVVECVAKINTGAKYDKGAFYRTVGLNGVGTKAVNALSASFLVESIRDGKLKRAEFRRGDLVKEYRPEPSKERQGTRIRFVPDASVFKGYKFDPQLVEERLWTYAYLNQGLKLDFNGQVISSDKGLRDLLQNEVKEGALYPVIHVKDEEIEYALTHTENYGESYQSFVNGQYTSDGGTHQSAFREGILKAVKEFFNKDLEAADVRGGVAGAVLVRIHEPVFESQTKTKLGSTTVTPEGPTVRAWLVEFVRSTLVNQLHKQPETAKKLWAKIQRNEKERRDLAGIKKLAKERQKKANVHNKKLRDCKQHFNDPKSKLGELSQLFITEGDSASGSINKARNPEFQAVFSLKGKPLNCFGMSKKVVYQNEELNLLQHALGIEDDLEDLRYNYVIIATDADVDGMHIRLLLLTFFLQFFPELVRKGHVYVLQTPLFRVRNKKETIYCYSEEEKSQALDKLRGKPEITRFKGLGEISPQEFTLFLRQELRLDRVKLPQDMPSIKEHLRYYMGKNTPQRKEFIMENLVTEPVDLVGAEGS